The Altererythrobacter sp. CAU 1644 genome has a window encoding:
- the metH gene encoding methionine synthase, with product MSEINTARFVNIGERTNVTGSARFKKLIMADDYTAAVEVARQQVENGAQIIDVNMDEGLLDAKAAMETFLKLIAAEPDIARVPVMIDSSKFEVIEAGLKCVSGKPIVNSISMKEGEAAFLEQARLCMLYGAAVVVMAFDETGQADTRERKVEICSRAYELLTGIGFPPEDIIFDPNIFAVATGIEEHDRYGLDFIEAVAEIKARCPHAKTSGGLSNLSFSFRGNETVRRAMHSVFLYHAIPAGLDMAIVNAGQLDIYDDIDPALRDACEDVILCRRPDATERLIELAESYKGRDAKAEKEAEEWRSWPVERRLEHGLVKGIDAHVVEDTEEARQQFARPIEVIEGPLMDGMNVVGDLFGSGKMFLPQVVKSARVMKKAVAHLIPFIEAEKEASGLADQSKGRIVMATVKGDVHDIGKNIVGVVLQCNGYEVIDLGVMVPWQDILKSAADNQADIIGLSGLITPSLDEMVTVAEEMTRAELSIPLLIGGATTSKVHTALRIDPAYDGPVIHVLDASRAVGVASKLLSDTQRDGFVDETAGEYAHVREVREGKGQSPLLTLEEARANFYDAFQSDKAAPPLEPGVHVFDDWDLADLREYIDWTPFFRAWELHGNYPAILEDSVVGEAARNLKADADAMVDKIVAEKWLLAKGVCGFWPCARDGDDVTIHLPEQEEHVVLPFLRQQVKKSRDRANMCLADFIDPAGDWIGGFAVGIHGIESHSARFKDDKDDYSDILLKALADRFAEAFAERLHQHVRTDLWGYAPGEQLTNEALIKEQYRGIRPAPGYPACPDHSLKPILFDLLDVPNNAGLTLTESFAMYPTAAVSGFYFGHPEAQYFGVARIGRDQLEDYARRRGVDMATAERWLRPNLD from the coding sequence ATGTCTGAGATTAACACCGCCCGTTTCGTCAATATCGGCGAGCGCACCAACGTCACCGGATCGGCGCGCTTCAAGAAGCTGATCATGGCCGACGACTATACGGCTGCGGTGGAGGTCGCCCGCCAGCAGGTCGAAAACGGTGCGCAGATCATCGACGTCAACATGGACGAGGGGCTGCTCGACGCGAAGGCGGCGATGGAGACCTTCCTCAAGCTGATCGCGGCCGAACCCGATATCGCGCGCGTGCCGGTGATGATCGACAGCTCGAAATTCGAGGTGATCGAGGCCGGGCTCAAATGCGTCAGCGGCAAGCCGATCGTGAACTCGATCAGCATGAAGGAAGGCGAGGCGGCGTTTCTCGAACAGGCGCGGTTGTGCATGCTCTATGGCGCGGCGGTCGTCGTCATGGCCTTCGACGAGACCGGCCAGGCCGATACCAGGGAGCGCAAGGTCGAGATCTGCTCGCGCGCCTACGAACTGCTGACCGGGATCGGGTTCCCACCCGAGGATATCATCTTCGATCCCAACATCTTCGCCGTCGCGACGGGGATCGAGGAGCATGACCGCTACGGGCTCGATTTCATCGAGGCGGTGGCCGAGATCAAGGCGCGTTGCCCGCATGCCAAGACTTCGGGCGGGCTGTCCAACCTCAGCTTCAGCTTCCGCGGAAACGAGACCGTGCGCCGCGCGATGCACTCGGTGTTCCTCTATCATGCGATCCCGGCCGGGCTCGACATGGCGATCGTCAATGCCGGGCAACTCGACATCTACGACGATATCGACCCCGCGCTGCGCGATGCCTGCGAAGATGTGATCCTGTGCCGGCGGCCGGATGCGACCGAGCGGCTGATCGAGCTGGCCGAAAGCTACAAGGGCAGGGACGCCAAGGCCGAGAAAGAGGCCGAGGAATGGCGCAGCTGGCCGGTTGAGCGGCGGCTCGAGCATGGGCTGGTCAAGGGTATCGACGCCCATGTGGTCGAAGATACCGAGGAGGCGCGGCAGCAGTTTGCGCGGCCGATCGAAGTAATCGAAGGCCCGCTGATGGACGGCATGAATGTCGTCGGCGACCTGTTCGGCAGCGGCAAGATGTTCCTGCCGCAGGTGGTCAAGTCGGCGCGCGTGATGAAGAAGGCAGTCGCCCATCTCATCCCCTTTATCGAGGCCGAGAAGGAAGCCAGCGGGCTGGCCGACCAGTCGAAGGGCCGGATCGTGATGGCGACCGTGAAGGGCGACGTCCACGATATCGGCAAGAACATCGTCGGTGTCGTGCTCCAGTGCAACGGCTACGAAGTGATCGACCTCGGCGTGATGGTGCCGTGGCAGGACATTCTCAAGAGCGCTGCCGACAACCAAGCCGATATCATCGGGCTGTCGGGCCTGATCACGCCGTCGCTCGACGAAATGGTGACCGTCGCGGAGGAAATGACCCGTGCGGAACTGTCGATCCCGCTGCTGATCGGCGGAGCCACCACCAGTAAGGTGCATACTGCGCTGCGGATTGACCCCGCTTACGATGGCCCGGTGATCCATGTCCTTGACGCCAGCCGCGCGGTCGGCGTCGCGAGCAAGCTGCTGTCGGACACGCAGCGTGATGGCTTCGTAGACGAGACCGCCGGCGAGTATGCGCACGTACGCGAGGTGCGCGAGGGCAAGGGCCAGAGCCCGCTGCTTACGCTCGAGGAAGCGCGCGCGAACTTCTACGATGCGTTCCAGAGCGACAAGGCGGCGCCGCCGCTCGAACCCGGGGTTCACGTGTTCGACGACTGGGATCTCGCCGATCTGCGCGAATATATCGATTGGACGCCGTTCTTCCGCGCCTGGGAACTGCACGGCAATTACCCGGCGATCCTCGAAGATTCGGTGGTGGGCGAGGCGGCGCGCAACCTCAAGGCCGATGCCGACGCCATGGTCGACAAAATCGTCGCCGAGAAATGGCTCTTGGCGAAGGGCGTGTGCGGCTTCTGGCCCTGCGCGCGCGACGGCGATGACGTCACGATCCATCTCCCCGAGCAGGAGGAGCATGTCGTGCTCCCCTTCCTGCGCCAGCAGGTCAAGAAGAGCCGCGACCGGGCGAATATGTGCCTCGCCGACTTCATCGATCCGGCGGGCGACTGGATCGGCGGATTTGCCGTCGGTATCCATGGGATCGAGTCGCACTCGGCGCGCTTCAAGGATGACAAGGACGACTATTCGGACATCTTGCTGAAGGCGCTGGCCGACCGTTTCGCAGAAGCCTTTGCCGAGCGGCTCCACCAGCATGTCCGCACCGATCTGTGGGGTTACGCGCCCGGCGAACAGCTGACCAACGAGGCATTGATCAAGGAGCAGTATCGCGGCATTCGACCGGCACCGGGCTATCCGGCCTGCCCCGATCACAGCCTCAAGCCGATCCTGTTCGACCTGCTCGATGTACCGAACAACGCCGGACTGACGCTGACCGAGAGCTTCGCCATGTATCCGACAGCGGCGGTGAGCGGGTTCTACTTCGGCCATCCCGAGGCACAGTATTTCGGCGTCGCCCGCATCGGCCGCGATCAACTGGAAGACTATGCGCGGCGTCGCGGCGTCGATATGGCGACCGCCGAGAGATGGTTGCGACCCAATCTGGATTGA
- a CDS encoding sulfite exporter TauE/SafE family protein — protein MSALPRGRLVWIGGSILLAAFIALFFIVPYDTNLLRSLWFLPGVGIVGAIIANTSGTGGGVVFVPVFNAAREWGVMDLQPLQVVGVSMAIQSFGMTMGALRWTDRLFHQPDPEPLHALVRPRDFFVVALGVLALSLPAMLLTQRLTAFDQHAVLMGYKAFSIVLGVALIVSTWTVNLARPEKGRLERFDLVALLLIAVPGGILTALFSVGIGELVALYLFIRHYPVLLCTGAACLISSVSVILGSIWHLEAGTIQWEVVLLAGPAAALGGFLARPIALWLGARRLKTLDGAWIVLSALYLLWLNWR, from the coding sequence TTGAGCGCGCTGCCCCGCGGGCGGCTGGTGTGGATCGGCGGCAGCATTCTGCTGGCGGCTTTTATCGCGCTGTTCTTCATCGTGCCCTACGACACGAACCTGCTGCGCAGCCTGTGGTTTCTGCCCGGTGTCGGGATCGTCGGGGCGATCATCGCCAACACTTCCGGGACCGGCGGCGGCGTGGTGTTCGTGCCGGTCTTCAACGCGGCGCGCGAATGGGGCGTGATGGATCTCCAGCCGCTGCAAGTGGTGGGCGTGTCGATGGCGATCCAGAGCTTTGGCATGACGATGGGGGCATTGCGCTGGACCGACCGGCTGTTTCACCAGCCGGATCCCGAACCGCTCCATGCGCTGGTTCGACCGCGCGATTTCTTCGTGGTCGCACTAGGGGTGCTGGCTCTTTCCTTGCCCGCCATGCTGCTGACCCAGCGTCTCACCGCCTTCGACCAGCACGCTGTGCTGATGGGCTACAAGGCCTTCTCCATCGTGCTGGGCGTGGCGCTGATCGTTTCGACCTGGACGGTGAACCTGGCGCGACCGGAGAAGGGACGTCTCGAACGATTTGACCTCGTGGCGCTGCTCCTGATTGCGGTGCCGGGCGGCATCCTGACTGCCCTGTTCTCGGTCGGTATCGGCGAGCTTGTCGCGCTCTACCTCTTCATCCGGCACTATCCGGTCCTGCTGTGCACCGGGGCAGCCTGCCTGATTTCCTCGGTAAGCGTCATTCTCGGCAGCATCTGGCACCTCGAGGCGGGAACGATCCAGTGGGAGGTGGTGCTGCTCGCAGGACCTGCCGCGGCGCTAGGAGGCTTTCTCGCCCGCCCCATTGCTCTGTGGCTGGGTGCACGGCGCCTGAAGACGCTCGACGGCGCGTGGATCGTGCTGTCGGCGCTCTACCTGCTGTGGCTCAACTGGCGCTAG
- the gcvT gene encoding glycine cleavage system aminomethyltransferase GcvT, which translates to MSDEETPEDLPLEKLPLDAWHRAQGARMVPFAGYEMPIQYEGIVAEHEWTRNSAGLFDVSHMGQLLLSGEGLDEAVEALLPIDLSTLKVGSQRYSLLLDEHGGVLDDLMVSRQPEALYLVVNGATKWDDIGHMREVLPDEITLNHLEDRALLALQGPKAADALARHAEDGPDLSSLTFMKFANYTLAGHKVWIARAGYTGEDGFEISIPAQAAEQIATLLCSEPEVKPIGLGARDSLRLEAGLPLYGHDLSPDNSPVEAGLIFGINKRRRTEGGFPGAERINREIAEGTQRRLVGLKLDGRMPAREGAEVFVGNSKVGTVTSGGFSPSLGQPIAMAYVDAAHAEQGGALEIEVRGKRLSATVAPMPFVPHNYYRGS; encoded by the coding sequence TTGAGCGACGAAGAAACACCTGAAGACCTGCCGCTGGAGAAACTGCCGCTCGATGCCTGGCATCGCGCGCAGGGCGCCCGCATGGTCCCCTTTGCCGGCTACGAAATGCCGATCCAGTACGAAGGGATCGTTGCCGAGCACGAGTGGACGCGCAATTCGGCCGGCCTGTTCGATGTCAGCCACATGGGTCAGTTGCTGCTGTCGGGCGAAGGGCTCGACGAAGCGGTCGAAGCATTGCTGCCGATCGACCTCTCGACCCTCAAGGTCGGCAGCCAGCGTTATTCGCTGCTGCTCGACGAGCATGGCGGCGTGCTGGATGACCTGATGGTCTCGCGCCAGCCCGAGGCGCTCTATCTGGTCGTGAATGGCGCGACGAAATGGGACGACATCGGCCATATGCGCGAAGTCCTGCCCGACGAGATCACGCTCAATCACCTAGAGGATCGCGCGCTGCTGGCGCTGCAGGGCCCAAAGGCCGCCGATGCATTGGCGCGGCATGCCGAGGACGGGCCGGACCTGTCCTCGCTGACGTTCATGAAGTTCGCCAATTACACCCTCGCTGGACACAAGGTCTGGATCGCCCGCGCGGGCTACACCGGCGAGGACGGCTTCGAAATCTCGATCCCGGCACAAGCGGCCGAACAGATCGCGACGCTGCTTTGCAGCGAGCCCGAGGTGAAGCCGATCGGGCTAGGCGCGCGCGACAGCTTGCGGCTCGAAGCGGGCCTGCCGCTCTACGGCCATGACCTCTCGCCTGATAACAGCCCGGTCGAGGCGGGGCTGATTTTCGGCATCAACAAGCGCCGTCGCACTGAAGGCGGCTTTCCCGGCGCAGAACGGATCAACCGCGAAATCGCCGAGGGCACGCAGCGCCGATTGGTCGGGCTCAAGCTCGATGGGCGCATGCCCGCGCGCGAAGGCGCGGAAGTGTTCGTCGGCAACAGCAAGGTCGGCACGGTCACCAGCGGCGGCTTCTCGCCCTCACTCGGCCAGCCGATTGCGATGGCCTATGTCGATGCCGCGCATGCCGAACAGGGCGGCGCGCTCGAAATCGAAGTTCGCGGCAAGCGCCTCTCGGCGACCGTCGCACCCATGCCTTTTGTGCCTCACAATTATTATCGAGGGAGTTGA
- the gcvH gene encoding glycine cleavage system protein GcvH, whose translation MPRYFTDEHEWIDVEGNTATVGITDYAQEQLGDIVFVELPAVGANLDQGGDAAVVESVKAASDVYAPIDGKVTETNEDLEEDPALVNTDPEDGGWFFKMTVGDASQLEGLMDEAAYKSFVAGL comes from the coding sequence ATGCCGCGTTATTTCACCGATGAGCACGAATGGATCGATGTCGAAGGGAATACCGCGACGGTCGGGATCACCGACTATGCGCAGGAACAGCTCGGCGACATCGTTTTCGTCGAATTGCCCGCCGTGGGCGCAAACCTCGACCAGGGTGGTGATGCCGCGGTGGTCGAAAGCGTCAAAGCTGCGAGCGACGTCTATGCGCCGATCGACGGCAAGGTCACAGAAACCAACGAGGATCTCGAAGAGGATCCCGCGCTGGTCAACACCGACCCCGAGGACGGTGGCTGGTTCTTCAAGATGACCGTCGGCGATGCCAGCCAGCTCGAAGGGCTGATGGACGAAGCCGCCTACAAGAGTTTTGTCGCCGGACTGTGA
- the gcvPA gene encoding aminomethyl-transferring glycine dehydrogenase subunit GcvPA: MRYLPLTDTDRGEMLAKVGAASIDDLFVDVPEEARLRGPIEGLSMHMSEMAVERHMRALSKKNLAAADAPFFLGAGAYRHHVPATVDHVIQRGEFLTAYTPYQPEIAQGTLQMLFEFQSQVARLYGCAVANASMYDGSTACWEAVAMATRVTRRNRAVLSGALHPHYTEVVKTMAKFTGDTIADSLPSMEATPDNAGLIARIDDETACVVVQYPDILGRIPDLAEIAEAAHAKGALLIAVNTEPVALGAIKSPGELGADIVVGEGQSIGVGLQFGGPYLGLFAVRDPKHVRQMPGRLCGETVDAEGKRGFVLTLSTREQHIRREKATSNICTNSGLCALAFSVHMTLLGEKGLRQLAAENHRLACKAADRLAQVPGITVLNENFFNEFTLRLGRDARQVVRNLADKGVLAGVSLGRLYPDHQELGDALLVAVTETTSEEDIETLASALEGELA; encoded by the coding sequence ATGCGCTATTTGCCGCTGACCGACACCGACCGGGGCGAGATGCTCGCCAAGGTCGGTGCTGCGAGTATCGACGATCTCTTCGTCGACGTGCCCGAGGAGGCGCGCCTGAGGGGCCCGATCGAGGGTCTGTCCATGCACATGAGCGAGATGGCAGTCGAGCGGCATATGCGCGCGCTGTCGAAGAAAAACCTCGCTGCGGCCGACGCGCCGTTCTTCCTCGGGGCTGGCGCCTATCGCCACCATGTCCCGGCGACGGTCGACCACGTCATCCAGCGCGGCGAGTTCCTGACGGCCTATACGCCCTATCAGCCCGAAATCGCGCAGGGCACACTGCAGATGCTGTTCGAATTCCAGAGCCAGGTCGCGCGGCTCTATGGCTGCGCCGTGGCGAACGCTTCGATGTACGACGGCTCGACTGCGTGTTGGGAAGCGGTGGCGATGGCGACCCGCGTTACCCGCCGCAACAGGGCGGTGCTGTCGGGTGCGCTCCACCCGCACTACACCGAGGTCGTCAAGACGATGGCGAAGTTCACCGGCGACACGATTGCCGACAGTCTGCCCTCGATGGAGGCGACCCCCGACAATGCCGGGCTGATCGCCCGGATCGACGACGAAACCGCCTGCGTGGTGGTGCAATACCCCGATATCCTCGGGCGCATCCCCGACCTCGCCGAGATCGCAGAAGCGGCGCATGCCAAGGGCGCCTTGCTGATCGCGGTCAATACCGAACCGGTGGCGCTCGGGGCGATCAAGTCGCCGGGCGAGCTCGGCGCAGATATCGTCGTGGGCGAGGGCCAGTCGATCGGCGTCGGCCTGCAGTTCGGCGGCCCCTACCTCGGCCTGTTCGCCGTGCGCGATCCCAAGCATGTGCGCCAGATGCCCGGTCGCCTGTGCGGCGAGACCGTCGATGCGGAGGGCAAGCGCGGTTTCGTGCTGACGCTCTCGACCCGCGAGCAGCACATCCGCCGCGAGAAGGCGACCTCGAACATCTGCACCAATAGCGGTCTCTGCGCGCTCGCCTTCAGCGTTCACATGACGCTGCTCGGCGAGAAGGGGCTCCGCCAACTTGCAGCCGAGAACCATCGCCTCGCGTGCAAGGCAGCCGACCGTCTGGCGCAAGTGCCCGGCATCACGGTGCTCAACGAGAATTTCTTCAACGAGTTCACGCTGCGACTGGGCCGCGACGCGCGGCAGGTCGTGCGCAATCTCGCGGACAAGGGTGTTCTCGCGGGCGTATCGCTCGGGCGGCTCTATCCTGACCATCAGGAACTGGGCGACGCATTGCTTGTCGCGGTGACCGAGACCACCAGCGAGGAGGATATCGAAACGCTCGCCTCCGCGCTTGAGGGAGAACTGGCATGA
- the gcvPB gene encoding aminomethyl-transferring glycine dehydrogenase subunit GcvPB yields the protein MNAPNKSGWKPEMNAADDGMHNGPKTVTGNRALMLEEPLLFEIGHVGNTGVDLPEPTGGANRLGGFDRSDAIGLPGLTEPETMRHYTRLSRQNYAIDLGLFPLGSCTMKHNPRLNEKVARMPGFADVHPLQPVSTVRGALEVINELAHWLIELTGMHGVAMSPKAGAHGELCGILCIRAALEARGDAREVILVPESAHGTNPATAAFAGYRVEDIPANSDGRVDLEALKARLGPDVAGVMITNPNTCGLFERDMKAISDAVHAAGGFVYCDGANFNAIVGKVRPGDLGVDAMHINLHKTFSTPHGGGGPGSGPVVLSEALSPFGPLPYTARTKDGVVHLVEEESADSFSEEHFGGRMQSFGRMTAFHGQMGMFTRALTYILSHGADGLAQVAEDAVLNANYILRSLEDLLDAPFGHSGPCMHEAIFGDKGFEGGLSTLDLAKALIDEGYHPMTMYFPLVVHGAMLIEPTETESKAGLDQFIAALRGVAERARAGDESMKQAPYYAPRRRLDETQAARKPVLAWEEPSPPAGTPTLSEQGGS from the coding sequence ATGAACGCGCCCAACAAGAGCGGCTGGAAGCCCGAGATGAATGCCGCCGATGACGGGATGCACAACGGCCCGAAGACCGTAACCGGTAATCGCGCACTGATGCTCGAAGAGCCGCTGCTGTTCGAGATCGGCCACGTCGGCAACACCGGGGTCGATCTTCCCGAGCCAACCGGAGGAGCCAACCGCCTCGGCGGGTTCGACCGCAGCGACGCCATCGGTCTGCCGGGCCTGACCGAGCCGGAAACGATGCGCCACTACACGCGACTCAGCCGCCAGAACTATGCCATCGACCTCGGCCTGTTCCCGCTCGGCTCCTGCACGATGAAGCACAATCCGCGGCTCAACGAAAAGGTCGCGCGGATGCCCGGTTTCGCCGACGTCCACCCGCTGCAGCCGGTCTCGACCGTGCGCGGCGCGCTCGAAGTGATCAACGAGCTGGCCCACTGGCTGATCGAATTGACCGGCATGCACGGCGTCGCGATGAGCCCCAAGGCGGGTGCCCATGGCGAACTCTGCGGCATCCTGTGCATTCGCGCGGCGCTCGAAGCGCGGGGCGACGCGCGCGAGGTCATTCTCGTGCCCGAAAGCGCGCATGGTACGAACCCTGCCACCGCCGCCTTTGCCGGTTACCGCGTCGAGGATATCCCGGCGAACAGCGATGGCCGCGTCGACCTCGAAGCGCTCAAGGCTCGCCTCGGGCCGGACGTTGCAGGCGTGATGATCACCAACCCCAATACCTGCGGGTTGTTCGAGCGTGACATGAAGGCGATCTCAGACGCGGTCCATGCCGCCGGCGGCTTCGTCTATTGCGATGGTGCCAACTTCAACGCGATCGTGGGCAAGGTGCGCCCCGGCGACCTTGGCGTCGATGCGATGCACATCAACCTCCACAAGACTTTTTCCACTCCGCATGGCGGGGGCGGTCCGGGTTCGGGACCGGTCGTATTGTCCGAGGCGCTCAGCCCGTTTGGCCCGCTGCCCTATACGGCGCGCACGAAGGATGGTGTCGTCCATCTCGTTGAGGAAGAGAGCGCCGACAGCTTCTCGGAGGAGCATTTCGGCGGACGCATGCAGAGCTTTGGCCGCATGACGGCTTTCCATGGCCAGATGGGCATGTTCACTCGGGCGTTGACCTACATTCTCAGCCATGGCGCGGATGGGCTGGCCCAGGTGGCGGAAGATGCGGTACTCAACGCCAATTATATCCTGCGGAGCCTCGAAGATCTGCTCGACGCGCCGTTCGGCCACAGCGGCCCGTGCATGCATGAGGCGATTTTTGGAGACAAGGGATTCGAGGGCGGTCTCTCTACACTGGATCTCGCCAAGGCTCTGATCGACGAAGGCTACCACCCGATGACCATGTACTTCCCGCTGGTGGTGCATGGCGCGATGCTGATCGAACCGACCGAGACCGAGAGCAAGGCGGGGCTCGACCAGTTCATCGCCGCGCTGCGCGGCGTCGCCGAGCGTGCTCGGGCGGGCGACGAGAGCATGAAGCAGGCACCCTATTATGCGCCGCGCCGCCGTCTCGACGAGACGCAGGCCGCGCGCAAACCGGTGCTGGCTTGGGAAGAACCCTCACCGCCGGCCGGGACGCCGACGCTGAGCGAGCAGGGCGGGAGCTGA
- the mmsB gene encoding 3-hydroxyisobutyrate dehydrogenase: MKIAFIGLGNMGGGMAANLVKAGHEVNAFDLSEEALSAAKGNGCATFSDAREAVQGVEAVVTMLPNGAIVKSVYTDSVIGHAPAGAVLLDCSTIDVASAREVISAAEAAGYDMVDAPVSGGIAAANGGTLTFMVGGTGEAFARAEPILGAMGKAVIHAGDAGNGQAAKICNNMLLGIHMIGTCEAFAMAQKLGLDPQTFYDISSVSSGQNWSMTSYCPVPGVGPQSPSDNDYQGGFATALMLKDLRLAMEAAESSGSATPMGARAAALYEDFNGAGNGGLDFSAIIKML; the protein is encoded by the coding sequence ATGAAAATCGCATTTATCGGCCTCGGCAATATGGGCGGCGGGATGGCCGCAAACCTCGTCAAGGCGGGGCACGAGGTGAATGCCTTCGACCTCAGCGAAGAGGCGCTTTCAGCCGCCAAGGGCAATGGCTGCGCGACTTTCTCCGATGCGCGCGAGGCCGTTCAGGGCGTCGAGGCAGTGGTGACGATGCTTCCAAACGGCGCGATCGTGAAGTCGGTCTATACCGACAGCGTGATCGGCCATGCTCCCGCTGGTGCAGTGCTGCTCGACTGCTCGACGATCGATGTCGCCAGCGCGCGTGAGGTGATTTCCGCTGCCGAAGCAGCAGGTTACGACATGGTCGATGCCCCGGTTTCGGGCGGGATCGCGGCGGCCAACGGCGGCACGCTCACGTTCATGGTTGGCGGCACGGGCGAGGCTTTCGCACGCGCCGAGCCGATCCTGGGCGCGATGGGCAAGGCGGTGATCCATGCCGGCGATGCAGGCAACGGCCAGGCCGCCAAGATCTGCAACAACATGCTGCTCGGCATCCACATGATCGGCACCTGCGAAGCCTTTGCGATGGCGCAGAAGCTCGGGCTCGACCCACAAACCTTCTATGACATCTCGAGCGTCAGTTCGGGCCAGAACTGGTCGATGACCTCCTATTGCCCGGTCCCCGGCGTTGGCCCTCAGAGCCCGTCGGACAACGACTATCAGGGCGGCTTCGCGACCGCGCTGATGCTCAAGGATTTGCGGCTGGCGATGGAAGCAGCCGAGAGTTCCGGCAGCGCCACGCCGATGGGTGCGCGCGCCGCTGCGCTCTACGAGGACTTCAACGGTGCGGGCAATGGCGGTCTCGACTTCAGCGCCATCATCAAGATGCTCTGA
- a CDS encoding enoyl-CoA hydratase-related protein, whose amino-acid sequence MSFETITVETDAQGTNGVTLITLNRPQALNALNSKVLEELIDAFAAYQADGSQLCAVLTGSGDKAFAAGADIKEMSEKAAADFYLDDFFSPWTSEIVKKTRKPWIAAVNGFALGGGCELAMMADFIIASANAKFGQPEIKLGVAPGMGGSQRLTRAIGKSKSMEMCLTGRMMGAEEAERSNLVARVVPHEDLIAETLKTAVTIAGMPPMATIANKEMVNSAFEMTLDQGLIVERRIFQILTASEDKKEGMEAFIEKREGNWKGR is encoded by the coding sequence ATGAGCTTCGAAACCATCACTGTCGAAACCGATGCCCAAGGCACCAATGGCGTCACGCTGATCACGCTCAATCGTCCGCAGGCGCTGAACGCACTCAACAGCAAGGTGCTGGAAGAACTGATCGACGCCTTCGCCGCCTATCAGGCTGACGGCAGCCAGCTCTGCGCCGTGCTGACCGGATCGGGCGACAAGGCGTTCGCAGCGGGCGCCGACATCAAGGAAATGAGCGAGAAGGCCGCGGCCGATTTCTATCTCGACGATTTCTTCAGCCCGTGGACGAGCGAGATCGTGAAGAAGACCCGCAAGCCGTGGATCGCCGCGGTCAACGGCTTCGCGCTCGGCGGCGGGTGCGAACTCGCCATGATGGCGGACTTCATCATCGCTTCGGCGAACGCGAAGTTCGGCCAGCCCGAGATCAAGCTCGGCGTCGCCCCCGGCATGGGCGGATCGCAGCGCCTGACCCGCGCGATCGGCAAGTCGAAGTCGATGGAAATGTGCCTCACCGGACGCATGATGGGCGCCGAGGAAGCCGAACGCAGCAATCTCGTCGCGCGCGTCGTCCCGCATGAGGACCTGATCGCGGAAACACTCAAGACCGCCGTGACCATCGCGGGCATGCCGCCGATGGCAACCATCGCGAACAAGGAAATGGTCAATTCGGCCTTCGAAATGACACTCGATCAGGGGCTGATCGTCGAGCGCCGCATCTTTCAGATCCTCACCGCGAGCGAGGACAAGAAGGAAGGCATGGAAGCCTTTATCGAGAAGCGCGAAGGCAACTGGAAGGGGCGGTGA